Proteins from a single region of Dyadobacter fanqingshengii:
- a CDS encoding LOG family protein: protein MQSIVVYCGSNPGKKPVYAETAYALGAELAKRNIRLIYGGGNMGLMGRVADGAIENNGLVTGIIPNFLAKLEVAHKTLTEIHFTETMHERKAKMVSLTDGIIALPGGYGTFDELFEILTWSQLKIFKGPVGLLNVNGFYDLLLLQLDKMVEEGFLHPDNQKLLVVADNVVGLLEKMEAFRVENIENKPLDKSLYVDNN from the coding sequence ATGCAATCAATTGTCGTATACTGCGGTTCTAATCCGGGCAAAAAACCTGTTTACGCTGAAACCGCCTATGCATTAGGCGCAGAATTGGCGAAAAGAAACATAAGGCTGATTTATGGCGGCGGAAATATGGGCCTGATGGGCCGCGTTGCAGATGGGGCTATTGAAAATAATGGTCTGGTAACCGGAATCATTCCGAATTTCCTTGCTAAACTGGAAGTTGCCCATAAAACATTAACGGAGATCCATTTTACAGAAACCATGCACGAGCGGAAGGCTAAAATGGTTTCCCTTACTGACGGCATTATTGCGCTTCCTGGCGGCTATGGCACTTTTGATGAATTATTTGAAATACTGACCTGGTCGCAGCTGAAAATTTTTAAAGGACCGGTTGGCTTGCTGAATGTTAACGGATTCTACGATCTGCTGCTTTTGCAACTTGATAAAATGGTGGAGGAAGGGTTTTTACATCCTGATAATCAAAAACTTTTGGTGGTGGCGGACAATGTAGTAGGCCTTTTGGAAAAAATGGAAGCATTTCGTGTTGAAAACATAGAAAATAAGCCATTGGATAAGTCGTTATATGTAGACAATAACTAA